The DNA segment ACTGCATTGGACGGAGTGGAACCCCTcaagtaaacaaacccctGAATCAGATGATATGGGGACCGGCCGCCGGCCGCTTTGCTACACAAGAACAACATGATCCCGACCGTCATTACCAAACACAGAACCCATGGGAAGCCTGCCGTCTTCACCTGTCAGAGTGTGAACAAACACAGCCCCGACGACCCTGAACCGATTGTCCCCTCGCGTGCCAGACAAGTAGGCCTCAGACGAGGGCACCATCCGCAGAGCCATGGGCGTGGggatgcctccgctgagaAATATGCTGTCATTCTCTGCCAGGCTCAGGGGACCACTGCCGATGAGCTTGTCGCTGTAGGCGTTTGTGCTCATGATGAATAGATTCCTCTGGTCGAGGGCGAGCTGGTTGCAGGTTTTGAAAAAGTATCTCCAGGCTTTTCTGTTCCGtcggaggatggagatggcccTGGTCATTTTCGAGAGGACCGAGTCCCATATCGCTTCGGTGGTGGcttcggggaggaggggggaagaggacgatgggccattgtcatcgtcgtcaaggGCAAGACTGTCGTGGAGAGATTGATAGTCGTTCAGGTCGGACGGACGCGAGAGGTTGTCGAGTATCTCCAGGAGCTGTGAGAAGCCCTGAAAGTCGTCTCTGCGGTCGGGGAAGTCTTCCGGTATGTGCCAGTATTCCGGCCGGCTGTTGTTTGGCGACCGGACCAAGCCTTCCAGGACGGCGAACTGGCGAGTCTTCCAGGTTTCTTTTGTGTCGGGGCGTCTGGCCCGGAAGAGGTCTTTGAAGATGGTCAGGTGCCAGAAGTGCAATGTGTAAAGGTTTGCAGCAAGGGCCAAGTGCAACTCGGCCCCTTTTAGATGATGCGTGGGTGCAAACGGCTGCGAAACCCACATCACCGTGCCGCTGAAGGTCCCGGCTAGCAGAAGAGCTGATGGATCTAGCAGTTGGTAATCGTACCCAGGTGTAATGTCGTAAGTGTTATTGAGGCGGTACCTTGACGTCAGCCACGCACTGGGTCGAGGGGTGCTCCAGTCTGGCACCCACGAAATGGTCTCAGTAGCACTAGGATCACGTATGCAGGCTGTACTGATACCGGCATCCATCAGCATGATGAGTGCTTCTGGTCTCCATGCAAGAAGATCTTTCACCAGGGTGAGGTAGGTTTCCGTTGTTGAAAGAGAGTAGTCGGGTGGCGAAGGGCTGGCACCGCAGGTCTGTAAGATGccggagatggagaaggcctTGTCTTGGGGCTGTGTGCTGATCCGTTCCCGCAGAGCCGCCCGGATGCCATCAAGTGCTTCAGCAGCCTGAAGTGTCTCGGTTGCTGTAGCCGAGTCACGAAGCCATGACTGTCCTTGCCCAAAGCCGATCCCGTACCAAGCGAGATACAGTCTTCTGGTTTGGATGCCTGCCAATACTGTCATCACAAACCAGACAAGCACGACAGGGGCTCCAGCCCGAAAGCTAGTCAAGACTTGTATCTGCACGAACACCCTCGTCAGATAGGCCCATGCGCCTATCGCGGAGATTAGCCCAATTGCGGCGACGGTCCAGTGAAACAGTCGAAAGAGTAAAGGTGAGTCCCCAAACCTGTCCCAATAAGCAATAATGTCATCTCTCAAAGACGACTTCCTGTTACCCGAGACGTGGATTCGTGAAGATTCAAACCCATTGGAAGGCCGCGGCAGTCCAAGCCAGAGATCAATCATGGACTGCCAGTGGGCTAGGACCGAGGGGCTGACGGGGTATGacgccgccgtctcctcaaGCTCAGCCATCGTCTTGAAGCTGCCCATGCTATTCTGTGCCATGAGACTGATTGCACTGATGAGCTCTTCCCAAGAGATCTCTTTGGTGCCGCACAGGACGACTAAATGGCGAGCCAGAATCAATTCTTGAAATGTCCATGACCGGTGTATCCATTCGCGATCAAGCACCTGGTCGAGATCAACACTGCGGGTTACCGGCTCACGATGCTTTAACCTGACTACGCATTCATTTTGTTAGCATCGAAGAAGATTCAAAAGACAGGACACCCCAAGAATGAAGGAGCTCACATCTCATCGCTTCCCACACGGCCTCCCTATACCTCGCAGACTCAGCCCTCGCGGTTGCTGCATCAGGAGCAGTACAGATACGCAGCGGTAACTGCCTGCCGAATCTTGCTAATTGCGATAGATACTCCATAGCTAGATCACTCCGGTCATTGCCATGTCCCAGCCAAACATAGGTCGACTGTGCTAG comes from the Podospora pseudocomata strain CBS 415.72m chromosome 5, whole genome shotgun sequence genome and includes:
- a CDS encoding hypothetical protein (COG:S; EggNog:ENOG503PE0D); amino-acid sequence: MQHIFSLAQSTYVWLGHGNDRSDLAMEYLSQLARFGRQLPLRICTAPDAATARAESARYREAVWEAMRCELLHSWGVLSFESSSMLTK